One genomic segment of Novisyntrophococcus fermenticellae includes these proteins:
- a CDS encoding glycoside hydrolase family 2 protein: protein MDKAFLPHARLKEDHVTYACYQEGTVVSEGSVLFSMPKFYEYVDPHLEVCVEGDEIIIKSKAYAGNVELLNKEEDWILSDNYFDMEAGEKRVKILSGNAEGVTVRSIYDIAV from the coding sequence ATGGATAAGGCATTCCTTCCTCATGCAAGATTAAAGGAGGATCATGTGACCTATGCCTGCTACCAGGAAGGCACAGTTGTTTCAGAAGGAAGCGTCTTGTTCTCTATGCCTAAATTTTATGAATATGTTGATCCCCATCTGGAGGTATGTGTAGAGGGGGATGAGATAATCATAAAGTCGAAGGCTTATGCAGGGAATGTTGAACTTCTAAATAAAGAAGAGGACTGGATACTTTCTGATAACTATTTCGATATGGAAGCAGGAGAAAAAAGAGTTAAGATACTATCAGGAAATGCGGAAGGCGTGACAGTAAGAAGCATATATGATATTGCTGTATAA
- a CDS encoding ABC transporter substrate-binding protein: MRKKRLNKVIVGALSTVMIVTAFAGCGSSGKNSGQTQGNKSDESKESSKVVVDFWSAPEQYSLDFWTKYAEKFNDSNTKINGKNIEVKVQMMPAQPSSEAGIQNAIATGTVPALSENINRSFANTLAESQAVYDLSGEDWFDDVVDERQIEETMKGWAIQGSQFVLPLYVNPITWCYNSKALKELGVNDVPQTKADLDALLGTFKEKQEELKNVGVTHFMYRPELLNSANYWERWFDVESPYDAMSKGTPLVDGNKLTADKEALQKVFEMYGAMGSSLLTGTIDGLWQQDTVQVVMGCGLPWDITANNAAGKKYGLDGDYVFGPSIVENDGDTHYNYADSKGIVLYKNKSITEDEHKGAIEFLKYVFIGEGKDSFDLDWMETTAMLPVRGDLESNDKLESFFDKNPAFKDIRAYVADAIPGSAHEKSADIMTALGEKAIIPLIQDVTKREIGENPDVSQYVDTALEAMKTAGGLD, translated from the coding sequence ATGAGGAAAAAAAGATTGAACAAGGTTATTGTAGGAGCACTCTCAACGGTAATGATTGTGACAGCATTTGCCGGTTGCGGGAGTTCGGGAAAAAATTCCGGTCAGACACAGGGAAATAAGTCAGATGAATCTAAAGAATCGTCTAAAGTAGTAGTGGATTTTTGGTCAGCTCCAGAACAGTATAGTTTGGATTTTTGGACTAAATATGCTGAAAAATTTAATGACAGTAATACAAAAATTAACGGAAAAAATATAGAAGTAAAAGTGCAAATGATGCCGGCACAGCCCTCTTCCGAAGCAGGAATCCAAAATGCGATTGCAACTGGAACAGTTCCTGCACTATCGGAAAACATTAATCGGAGTTTTGCGAATACATTGGCAGAATCACAGGCGGTATATGATTTAAGCGGAGAGGATTGGTTTGACGATGTGGTAGATGAACGTCAGATTGAAGAGACTATGAAAGGCTGGGCAATCCAGGGCTCACAGTTTGTATTACCTCTTTATGTCAATCCGATAACCTGGTGTTACAATAGCAAGGCCCTGAAAGAATTGGGTGTAAATGATGTGCCGCAGACGAAAGCAGATCTTGATGCACTTCTTGGGACGTTTAAAGAGAAACAAGAAGAACTGAAAAATGTGGGAGTTACGCATTTTATGTATCGTCCGGAGTTGCTGAATTCGGCCAACTATTGGGAAAGATGGTTTGATGTAGAATCTCCATATGATGCTATGTCAAAGGGAACGCCATTAGTAGATGGCAATAAACTGACGGCTGATAAAGAGGCTTTACAGAAAGTGTTTGAAATGTATGGGGCTATGGGATCCTCTCTGCTGACCGGAACAATTGATGGGCTGTGGCAGCAGGATACTGTACAGGTAGTTATGGGATGTGGTCTTCCCTGGGACATAACGGCAAATAATGCAGCGGGTAAAAAATATGGTCTGGATGGAGATTATGTTTTTGGGCCATCCATTGTTGAAAATGACGGAGATACACATTATAATTACGCCGATTCAAAAGGAATTGTTTTATATAAAAATAAGTCAATTACGGAAGATGAGCATAAAGGGGCGATAGAGTTTTTAAAGTATGTATTTATCGGAGAAGGAAAAGATAGTTTTGATCTCGATTGGATGGAAACAACAGCGATGCTGCCTGTACGCGGGGATCTGGAGTCTAACGATAAACTAGAATCGTTTTTTGATAAAAATCCAGCCTTTAAGGATATTCGTGCATATGTAGCAGATGCGATTCCGGGATCTGCACATGAAAAGAGTGCCGATATCATGACTGCGCTTGGCGAAAAAGCAATCATTCCGTTAATTCAGGATGTTACGAAAAGAGAAATTGGAGAAAACCCAGATGTATCCCAATATGTTGATACAGCCTTGGAAGCTATGAAAACAGCAGGCGGATTAGATTGA
- a CDS encoding carbohydrate ABC transporter permease — translation MKKRKLNIMPWVFNAPYIVYSVVFLFLPLIWAIWLAVTDWNLMSPDYQFVKFENFKELFFDEKVKAAFWNSLRYLIPIVLLCILFGLAIGLMVSKLPPKFKGFAAVMFFVPYLTSGVSTSVMIKYLFSYNSGLSTFLRERFGLDINWLQSKWAFYIIILMIVWKMSGYYALFVLSGIESVSEDVYEAAMIDGCIGLKKVIYITLPMIMPTLTSVVILAAGLSFQIFSEPFLLTGGGPSLSTTTWQLEIYNTSFVSFRSGYGAAMAIINALQIFIVVQGISWFMNKLNRKFGW, via the coding sequence ATGAAGAAGAGAAAATTGAATATCATGCCATGGGTTTTCAATGCTCCTTATATTGTATATTCAGTTGTATTTTTATTTTTGCCTCTGATCTGGGCAATTTGGTTGGCAGTGACAGATTGGAATCTAATGTCACCGGACTATCAGTTTGTAAAATTTGAAAATTTTAAAGAATTGTTTTTTGATGAAAAAGTAAAAGCAGCGTTTTGGAACTCTTTGCGTTATCTCATTCCCATTGTGTTGTTATGTATTCTATTTGGACTGGCTATAGGCTTGATGGTTTCAAAATTACCCCCAAAGTTTAAGGGTTTTGCGGCTGTAATGTTCTTTGTACCGTATCTTACCTCCGGAGTCTCAACTTCTGTAATGATTAAGTATTTGTTTAGCTATAATTCCGGGTTGAGCACATTTTTACGCGAAAGGTTCGGACTCGACATTAACTGGCTTCAGAGTAAATGGGCTTTCTACATAATTATACTGATGATTGTATGGAAGATGTCCGGATATTACGCCTTGTTTGTGCTTTCTGGCATCGAATCCGTTTCGGAGGATGTATATGAGGCAGCTATGATAGACGGATGTATAGGATTAAAAAAAGTAATTTACATCACGCTGCCTATGATTATGCCTACATTGACATCGGTGGTCATTCTGGCGGCCGGCTTGTCTTTTCAAATCTTTTCAGAACCGTTTTTATTGACGGGCGGTGGTCCGTCTCTATCTACTACAACATGGCAGCTGGAAATTTATAATACTTCTTTTGTTAGTTTTCGTTCAGGGTATGGAGCTGCCATGGCGATTATAAATGCCTTGCAGATATTTATAGTAGTTCAGGGAATCTCCTGGTTTATGAATAAATTAAATAGAAAATTCGGATGGTAA
- a CDS encoding carbohydrate ABC transporter permease, translated as MIKNKQKSILTIILCIITIFFLLISLFPYYYMVLQSLLPWDKVDKVIVPKGLCFDSYRYLFGGSGAAASGDPYKWVKALANSFIVSIPTAAITVMVGLMTGYASVHMKYKGKGIIYATLLFQMFFPVIILLVPRYMLIRPLANHYMGMILPMLLSIWGIFMYINYFKTVPAAVFEAAKIDGAGGFQILIKIALPSTKSISIIVFLSVFMTRWNELMWDMLVAPDLKMQTLNVMISTQFNQNSTVPGPMYAASVMLTLPVIILFLCFSKYFKEGINFMLK; from the coding sequence ATGATAAAAAATAAACAAAAATCAATTCTGACGATTATACTTTGTATTATCACAATATTTTTTCTGCTGATTTCCCTTTTTCCGTATTATTACATGGTATTACAATCTTTATTGCCATGGGATAAAGTAGATAAGGTAATTGTACCAAAAGGATTATGTTTTGACAGCTATAGATATTTATTTGGAGGCAGCGGGGCAGCAGCTTCTGGAGATCCTTATAAATGGGTCAAAGCTCTGGCGAATTCTTTTATCGTATCAATACCCACTGCTGCAATTACTGTAATGGTGGGCTTAATGACGGGGTATGCTTCTGTTCATATGAAATACAAAGGAAAAGGAATTATATATGCCACATTGCTTTTTCAGATGTTTTTTCCGGTTATTATACTGTTGGTTCCCCGGTATATGCTTATCAGACCACTGGCAAACCATTATATGGGCATGATATTACCCATGCTCTTATCTATATGGGGAATTTTCATGTATATTAATTATTTTAAAACGGTTCCGGCTGCAGTATTTGAAGCTGCAAAAATTGATGGAGCAGGCGGCTTTCAAATCCTGATAAAAATTGCACTTCCTTCAACAAAGTCGATTAGTATCATAGTTTTTCTTTCTGTATTTATGACCAGATGGAACGAATTGATGTGGGATATGTTAGTTGCTCCGGATTTGAAGATGCAGACATTGAATGTTATGATTTCGACTCAATTTAATCAGAATTCAACAGTACCCGGACCTATGTATGCAGCCTCTGTAATGTTGACTTTGCCGGTTATCATATTATTTTTATGTTTTTCTAAATATTTTAAAGAAGGTATTAACTTTATGTTAAAATAG
- a CDS encoding glycoside hydrolase family 130 protein — MNKNGIVRSMGNPLLTVCDVKPSREGFVVKGIFNCGATKYKDEYILLCRVSEAIDPENEDTVEVPIIVEEEEKSIFQSISIRKSEHPEYCFNDSRTITKGEDANNDIVYLTTLSHLRIARSKDGIHFVLDDAPSIMPNADEESWGMEDPRITQIGDVYYINYTAVSPIGAATSLISTRDFVSFERHGIIFLPENKDVTIFPEKIHGKYYCFNRPVPKGIGTPDIWISESEDLLHWGKYRHFYGVTDGWENGRTGGGAPPIKTDKGWIKIYHAADKKNRYCLGAFLLDLDDPKKIIAKSKVPLLEPDMPYEMEGFFDQVVFTCGAIKENDRILIYYGAADACICMAEITLNDLYLHLEV, encoded by the coding sequence ATGAATAAAAATGGAATTGTTAGAAGTATGGGTAATCCATTATTGACAGTATGTGATGTGAAACCTTCCAGAGAGGGATTTGTTGTAAAAGGAATCTTTAACTGTGGAGCCACAAAATATAAAGATGAATATATTCTGTTGTGTAGAGTTTCCGAGGCAATCGACCCGGAAAATGAAGATACAGTAGAGGTGCCCATTATTGTGGAGGAAGAGGAAAAAAGTATATTCCAGTCCATCAGCATCAGAAAGTCGGAACACCCGGAATATTGTTTTAATGATTCAAGAACAATTACAAAAGGGGAGGATGCAAATAATGATATTGTTTATCTTACTACACTCTCCCATTTAAGGATAGCACGTTCGAAAGACGGTATACATTTCGTGCTGGATGACGCACCAAGCATCATGCCGAACGCGGATGAGGAATCCTGGGGGATGGAGGATCCGCGTATTACACAAATTGGGGATGTTTACTATATAAACTATACGGCTGTTTCTCCGATTGGTGCTGCGACCTCATTGATTTCAACAAGAGATTTTGTTTCATTCGAGAGACATGGGATTATATTTTTACCGGAAAATAAGGATGTCACTATATTTCCGGAGAAGATACATGGAAAATATTATTGTTTTAACCGGCCGGTACCAAAGGGAATCGGGACGCCTGATATCTGGATTTCTGAGTCAGAGGATCTGCTTCACTGGGGGAAATATCGGCATTTCTATGGGGTGACAGATGGATGGGAGAATGGAAGAACCGGAGGAGGTGCTCCGCCAATAAAAACGGATAAAGGCTGGATAAAGATATACCATGCGGCAGATAAAAAAAATCGCTATTGTCTCGGGGCGTTTCTTCTCGATCTGGATGATCCAAAGAAGATTATTGCAAAATCGAAGGTACCGCTTTTAGAGCCAGACATGCCTTATGAAATGGAAGGCTTTTTTGACCAGGTTGTTTTTACATGTGGAGCAATTAAGGAAAACGACAGAATACTGATTTATTATGGTGCCGCAGATGCCTGCATATGTATGGCTGAAATTACTTTGAACGATCTATATCTTCATTTGGAGGTATAA